A DNA window from Pedomonas mirosovicensis contains the following coding sequences:
- a CDS encoding OprO/OprP family phosphate-selective porin, producing MIQQTRARLLLTTGLTLFAASPAFADNGPDPRIEALERQIEALRSEVETLKAEKAAPAPRQAEAVKFSPVPQWTSADKAFSLKLRGRVELDTAFFDVRRGARDFNNGTELRRARLGIDGKLFTDWAYRLEADVAAGSRDDSSGSELDVKDAYIQYAGLPHLTITAGQHKTPNGLDQLTSSTNLTFLERASFSEAFLDRRNAGGDFKLGVSARYAQDIWSLTAGIFGENTAVTGSAGADEGYGFHGRATVTPVNTDRNLIHLGVSGFWRNTGGRETVRFGDRPEVRVDNARLVDTAAIAADSYTFLGGEVIGASGPLFLQGEYGRTSVNRPSGFANVSFDGGYVAAGWFLTGERLPYKDGVLGRLEPKRNFSLKDGGWGAWQLAARYSRLDLDDEAVRGGRSKNVTLGLNWYANPYVRVLFNWVRFDTERQGVETDGDAFATRLAVNW from the coding sequence ATGATACAACAGACGCGCGCGCGGCTGCTGCTGACCACCGGCCTGACGCTGTTTGCAGCCAGTCCCGCCTTTGCTGACAACGGGCCGGACCCGCGCATCGAGGCGCTGGAGCGGCAGATCGAGGCTCTGCGGAGCGAGGTCGAAACCCTGAAGGCGGAAAAGGCGGCCCCCGCGCCGCGGCAGGCGGAGGCGGTGAAGTTCTCGCCCGTGCCGCAATGGACCAGCGCCGACAAGGCCTTCAGCCTCAAGCTGCGGGGCCGGGTGGAGCTGGACACCGCCTTCTTCGACGTGCGCCGGGGAGCTCGCGACTTCAACAACGGCACCGAGTTGCGCCGGGCGCGCCTCGGCATCGACGGCAAGCTGTTCACCGACTGGGCCTACCGGCTGGAGGCGGATGTCGCCGCCGGCAGCCGGGATGACAGCAGCGGCTCGGAACTGGACGTGAAGGATGCCTATATCCAGTATGCCGGGTTGCCCCACCTCACCATCACCGCCGGTCAGCACAAGACACCCAACGGGCTCGACCAGCTGACCTCTTCTACCAACCTGACGTTCCTGGAGCGGGCCTCCTTTTCGGAAGCCTTCCTCGACCGCCGCAATGCGGGCGGGGACTTCAAGCTGGGCGTCTCGGCCCGCTATGCACAGGACATCTGGAGCCTCACCGCAGGGATATTCGGCGAGAACACGGCCGTTACCGGCTCCGCTGGCGCGGATGAAGGCTACGGCTTCCACGGCCGGGCCACCGTCACGCCCGTCAACACCGACAGGAACCTGATCCATCTTGGCGTGTCCGGCTTCTGGCGCAATACGGGCGGGCGCGAAACCGTGCGCTTCGGCGACCGCCCGGAGGTGCGCGTGGACAATGCCCGCCTCGTCGACACCGCTGCCATCGCCGCCGACAGCTACACCTTCCTCGGGGGAGAGGTCATCGGCGCATCGGGCCCGCTTTTCCTTCAAGGGGAATATGGCCGCACCTCGGTCAATCGCCCGTCCGGCTTCGCCAATGTCTCGTTCGACGGCGGCTATGTGGCGGCCGGGTGGTTCCTGACCGGCGAGCGCCTCCCTTACAAGGACGGCGTGCTGGGGCGACTGGAGCCGAAGCGCAACTTTTCCCTGAAGGACGGCGGCTGGGGCGCGTGGCAGCTGGCGGCGCGCTACAGCCGGCTCGACCTCGACGACGAGGCCGTGCGTGGCGGGCGCTCGAAGAACGTCACACTCGGCCTCAACTGGTACGCCAACCCTTACGTGCGGGTGCTGTTCAACTGGGTGCGGTTCGACACCGAGCGCCAGGGCGTGGAGACCGACGGCGACGCCTTCGCCACCCGCCTTGCGGTCAACTGGTGA
- the cysT gene encoding sulfate ABC transporter permease subunit CysT: MTTLSPANSPSWFREPSILPGFGITLGLALAYLGMIVLVPLAVLFFHSAGLGWAGFWDLVTEERTLGALRLSFATAFIAAAINGVMGVLLAWVLVRYRFPGRRLIDAAIDLPFALPTAVAGIALTTLYAPNGWIGRLLEPLGLKVAYTPLGIVVALVFIGLPFVVRTVQPVLEELDRELEEAAATLGASRWQTIGRVILPTVLPALLTGFALALARGVGEYGSVIFIAGNIPYVSEIAPLLIVIRLEEFDYQGATAVAVAMLLISFALLLFINLLQAWNRRRHGHG, encoded by the coding sequence ATGACCACCTTGTCTCCCGCGAACAGCCCCTCGTGGTTCCGCGAGCCGAGCATCCTGCCCGGCTTCGGCATCACGCTGGGGCTGGCACTGGCCTATCTCGGCATGATCGTTCTGGTGCCCTTGGCCGTCCTTTTTTTCCACAGCGCCGGACTGGGCTGGGCAGGGTTCTGGGATCTCGTGACGGAGGAGCGCACCCTGGGTGCGCTCCGCCTTAGCTTCGCGACCGCATTCATCGCGGCCGCAATCAACGGGGTGATGGGCGTGCTGCTGGCCTGGGTGCTGGTGCGCTACCGCTTCCCCGGGCGGCGACTTATCGATGCGGCCATCGACCTGCCCTTTGCCCTGCCGACGGCAGTGGCGGGCATTGCGCTGACGACTCTCTATGCTCCCAACGGCTGGATCGGACGCCTGCTGGAGCCGCTGGGGCTGAAGGTGGCCTACACGCCGCTCGGCATCGTGGTCGCGCTGGTGTTCATCGGCCTGCCGTTCGTGGTGCGGACGGTCCAGCCGGTGCTGGAGGAGCTGGACCGGGAGCTGGAGGAGGCGGCGGCCACGCTGGGCGCGTCGCGCTGGCAGACGATCGGCCGGGTGATCCTGCCGACGGTTCTGCCGGCGCTGCTGACCGGCTTTGCCCTCGCGCTCGCCCGGGGCGTCGGGGAATATGGCTCGGTCATCTTCATTGCGGGCAACATCCCCTACGTTTCGGAGATCGCTCCGCTGCTCATCGTCATTCGGCTGGAGGAGTTCGACTATCAGGGCGCAACCGCCGTGGCGGTCGCCATGCTCCTGATCTCCTTTGCGCTGCTGCTGTTCATCAACCTGCTGCAAGCATGGAACCGGCGGAGGCATGGTCATGGCTGA
- a CDS encoding sulfate ABC transporter substrate-binding protein: MAITRDTTRRSALIYAAVAAISILGAGPASAATTLLNVSYDPTREFYREYNAAFVSHWKQKTGETVTVRQSHGGSGKQARAVIDGLPADVVTLALEADIDAIAQKTGKISVNWRKSLPNNSAPYLSTIVFLVRKDNPKAIRDWGDLVKPGIQVITPNPKTSGGARWNFLAAWGWALKHYKGDEVKARQYVTALFKNVPVLDTGARGSTITFVQRGIGDVLLAWENEAFLALNELGPDKFEIIAPSLSIKAEPPVALVPGNAKAKGTLKAAQEYLDFLYSPQGQKLAARHFYRPFKPELADPKDLKRFPKLELVSIDDFGGWATVQPRFFADGGLFDQIYRPAK; this comes from the coding sequence ATGGCTATAACTCGCGACACGACCCGCCGATCCGCGCTCATCTACGCGGCGGTGGCGGCTATTTCGATTCTGGGCGCAGGGCCGGCAAGTGCCGCCACGACCCTGCTCAATGTCTCCTACGATCCGACGCGGGAATTCTACCGCGAATACAACGCTGCGTTCGTCAGTCATTGGAAGCAGAAGACCGGAGAGACGGTAACCGTGCGCCAGTCCCACGGCGGATCGGGCAAGCAGGCCCGGGCCGTGATCGACGGTCTGCCCGCCGATGTGGTGACGCTGGCGCTGGAGGCGGACATCGACGCCATTGCGCAGAAGACGGGCAAGATTTCCGTAAACTGGCGCAAGAGCCTGCCGAACAACAGCGCGCCCTATCTGTCGACGATCGTGTTCCTGGTGCGCAAGGATAACCCTAAGGCCATTCGCGATTGGGGCGATCTGGTAAAGCCGGGCATCCAGGTCATTACGCCCAACCCCAAGACCTCGGGCGGAGCGCGCTGGAATTTCCTCGCCGCCTGGGGCTGGGCGTTGAAGCATTACAAGGGCGATGAGGTCAAGGCCCGCCAGTATGTGACGGCGCTGTTCAAGAACGTGCCGGTGCTGGACACGGGCGCGCGTGGGTCCACCATCACCTTCGTGCAGCGGGGCATCGGCGACGTGCTGCTGGCGTGGGAGAACGAGGCGTTCCTGGCGCTGAACGAGCTGGGGCCGGACAAGTTCGAGATCATTGCTCCGTCTCTCTCCATCAAGGCCGAGCCGCCGGTCGCGCTCGTGCCGGGCAACGCCAAGGCCAAGGGCACGCTGAAGGCGGCGCAGGAATATCTCGATTTCCTCTATTCGCCTCAGGGGCAGAAGCTGGCGGCCAGGCACTTCTATCGCCCCTTCAAGCCGGAGCTGGCCGATCCGAAGGATCTGAAGCGGTTCCCGAAGCTCGAACTGGTCTCGATCGACGACTTCGGCGGCTGGGCGACCGTACAGCCCAGGTTCTTCGCCGACGGCGGCCTGTTCGACCAGATTTACCGGCCCGCGAAATAA
- a CDS encoding sulfate/molybdate ABC transporter ATP-binding protein, whose product MDVTIRNLSKAFRGTPVLRDLSLDIRDGELIALLGPSGSGKTTLLRLIAGLEFPSHGSILFGGEDAFAKTVQERHIGFVFQHYALFRHMTVFDNIAFGLRVRPRGLRPGREEIAAKVRELLTLVQLEGLDARYPAQLSGGQRQRVALARALAIDPSILLLDEPFGALDAQVRKDLRRWLRDLHDKTRHTTVFVTHDQEEALELADRVVIIHDGQIAQVGTPDEVYNEPATPFVYGFLGAVNVLPVEVRDGHVVLDGYETILPAARPHGLEGAANLYVRAHDLELGDDRARSIPGVVRTSRRLAGLIRLEVEIPGGHGPLSVELPEAAVDGRLRLAPGTRVLLCPRRYGVFPRGGEPGESNGWITAEPRLAAVS is encoded by the coding sequence ATGGACGTAACCATCCGCAACCTGAGCAAGGCGTTTCGCGGCACCCCGGTGCTGCGCGACCTCAGCCTCGACATCCGCGACGGCGAACTGATCGCGCTGCTCGGCCCCTCCGGCTCGGGCAAGACGACGCTCCTGCGCCTGATCGCCGGGCTGGAGTTTCCCAGCCACGGCTCCATCCTGTTCGGGGGCGAGGACGCCTTCGCCAAAACCGTGCAGGAGCGGCACATCGGCTTCGTGTTCCAGCACTATGCCCTGTTCCGCCACATGACCGTGTTCGACAACATCGCCTTCGGCCTCAGAGTGCGCCCGCGCGGCCTGCGCCCCGGGCGGGAGGAAATCGCCGCCAAGGTGCGCGAGCTGCTGACGCTGGTGCAGCTGGAAGGGCTGGATGCCCGGTATCCCGCCCAGCTTTCCGGCGGCCAGCGCCAGCGCGTGGCGCTGGCCCGGGCGCTGGCCATCGACCCCTCCATCCTGCTGCTCGACGAGCCCTTCGGCGCGCTCGATGCGCAGGTGCGCAAGGACCTGCGCCGCTGGCTGCGCGACCTGCACGACAAGACCCGCCACACCACCGTGTTCGTCACCCACGATCAGGAGGAGGCGCTGGAGCTGGCGGACCGGGTGGTCATCATCCATGACGGGCAGATCGCGCAGGTGGGCACGCCGGACGAGGTCTACAACGAACCGGCAACGCCGTTCGTCTATGGCTTCCTGGGCGCGGTCAACGTGCTGCCCGTCGAGGTGAGGGATGGCCATGTGGTGCTGGACGGCTACGAGACCATCCTGCCCGCCGCCCGCCCCCACGGCCTCGAAGGGGCGGCCAACCTTTATGTGCGCGCCCACGACCTTGAACTGGGCGACGACCGGGCCCGGTCCATACCCGGCGTGGTGCGGACAAGCCGCCGTCTGGCGGGCCTCATCCGGCTGGAGGTGGAGATTCCGGGCGGTCACGGTCCGCTCAGCGTGGAGCTGCCCGAGGCGGCGGTGGACGGCCGCCTGCGGCTCGCCCCGGGCACGCGCGTGCTGCTGTGCCCCCGGCGCTACGGCGTGTTCCCGCGCGGGGGCGAACCGGGCGAGAGCAATGGGTGGATCACGGCTGAGCCGCGTCTGGCGGCGGTCTCCTGA
- the cysW gene encoding sulfate ABC transporter permease subunit CysW: protein MAEATLVILEKAAVRQAASATGERRGVRVLLIATAIVFLALLLFLPLAVVFAEALRHGWGEFLAALDEPDALAAVRLTLLVAAIAVPLNTLFGVAVAWAVAKFEFRGKSLLVSLIDLPFSVSPVISGLIYVILFGTHSVIGQWFAGRGIEIVFAVPGIVLATIFVTVPFVARELIPLMQEQGTKEEEAALSLGASGWQTFRHVTLPNIRWGLLYGVLLCNARAMGEFGAVSVVSGHIRGLTNTVPLHVEILYNEYNFVAAFAVACLLALLAFLTLGLKSLLEWRHGAELAASRRL from the coding sequence ATGGCTGAAGCAACGCTTGTGATCCTTGAGAAAGCCGCCGTGCGACAGGCGGCGTCTGCTACCGGCGAACGCCGGGGTGTCCGGGTGCTGCTGATCGCAACGGCGATCGTGTTCCTCGCCCTGCTGCTGTTCCTGCCGCTGGCCGTGGTGTTCGCCGAGGCGCTGCGTCATGGCTGGGGCGAATTCTTAGCGGCGCTCGACGAGCCCGATGCCCTTGCCGCGGTGCGGCTGACCCTTCTGGTCGCGGCCATCGCCGTTCCGCTCAACACCCTTTTCGGCGTGGCTGTCGCCTGGGCGGTCGCCAAGTTCGAGTTCCGCGGCAAGAGCCTGCTGGTCAGCCTCATCGACCTGCCGTTCTCGGTCTCGCCGGTGATCTCGGGGCTGATCTACGTCATCCTGTTCGGCACCCACAGCGTCATCGGCCAGTGGTTTGCCGGGCGAGGCATCGAGATTGTCTTTGCCGTGCCGGGCATCGTGCTGGCGACCATCTTCGTCACCGTGCCGTTCGTCGCCCGCGAACTGATCCCCTTGATGCAGGAGCAGGGAACCAAGGAGGAGGAAGCCGCCCTGTCCCTAGGGGCGAGCGGCTGGCAGACCTTCCGGCATGTCACCCTGCCCAACATCCGCTGGGGGCTGCTCTACGGCGTGCTGCTGTGCAATGCGCGGGCCATGGGGGAGTTCGGCGCGGTTTCGGTGGTGTCGGGCCATATCCGGGGGCTCACCAACACCGTGCCGCTGCACGTGGAGATTCTCTACAATGAATACAACTTCGTCGCGGCCTTTGCCGTCGCCTGCCTGCTGGCCCTGCTGGCCTTCCTGACCCTCGGCCTCAAATCCCTGCTCGAATGGCGGCACGGCGCGGAGCTTGCCGCCAGCCGCCGCCTCTAG